In Promicromonospora sp. Populi, one genomic interval encodes:
- the vanA gene encoding D-alanine--(R)-lactate ligase: MDRLKVGILFGGRSEENPISVKSAQEVAKSLDTEKYEPFWIGITKDGAWSLVDGPTADWENGELRPAVLSPDRSVHGLLVLDEGKYETISLDVVLPVLHGKQGEDGAMQGLLELSGIPYVGCDIQSSALCMDKSLAFTVARSAGIATPDFWTFASHETIDPDQFTYPIFVKPARSGSSFGVSKVRGADELQSAVEVARQYDSKVLIEQAIVGSEVGCAILGNDPDLFAGEVDQIGLTHGFFRIHQEKEPESGSDNATVVVPADISAEARTLAQETAKAIYRALGCGGIARVDMFLKEDGSVMLNEVNTFPGMTSYSRYPRMMAAAGLPMTEVLDRVLSLALAEDVYAG, translated from the coding sequence ATGGATAGGTTGAAGGTCGGAATTCTGTTCGGAGGCCGCTCCGAGGAAAATCCCATCTCCGTCAAGTCTGCGCAGGAAGTCGCGAAGAGCCTTGACACAGAGAAGTACGAGCCGTTCTGGATCGGGATCACGAAGGACGGTGCGTGGTCGCTCGTCGACGGCCCTACGGCAGACTGGGAGAACGGCGAGCTCCGTCCGGCCGTCCTGTCCCCGGACCGGAGCGTCCACGGGCTGCTCGTCCTGGACGAGGGCAAGTACGAGACGATCAGCCTGGACGTCGTGCTCCCCGTGCTGCACGGCAAGCAGGGTGAGGACGGCGCGATGCAGGGACTGCTGGAGCTCTCCGGCATCCCCTACGTCGGTTGCGACATCCAGAGCTCTGCTCTGTGCATGGACAAGTCCCTCGCCTTCACCGTCGCGCGAAGCGCGGGCATCGCGACGCCGGACTTCTGGACCTTCGCGTCGCACGAGACCATCGATCCGGACCAGTTCACGTATCCCATCTTCGTGAAGCCGGCCCGTTCCGGTTCGTCCTTCGGCGTCAGCAAGGTGCGCGGAGCGGACGAGCTGCAGAGCGCGGTCGAGGTCGCCCGCCAGTACGACTCGAAGGTGCTGATCGAGCAGGCCATCGTCGGCAGCGAGGTCGGCTGCGCGATCCTGGGGAACGACCCGGACCTGTTCGCGGGCGAGGTGGACCAGATCGGCCTGACCCACGGCTTCTTCCGGATCCACCAGGAGAAGGAGCCCGAGAGCGGCTCCGACAACGCCACCGTGGTCGTCCCCGCCGACATCTCCGCCGAGGCACGCACGCTCGCCCAGGAGACGGCGAAGGCCATCTATCGCGCCCTGGGCTGCGGCGGGATCGCGCGCGTGGACATGTTCCTCAAGGAAGACGGCAGCGTCATGCTCAACGAGGTGAACACCTTCCCCGGTATGACCTCGTACAGCCGCTACCCGAGGATGATGGCGGCCGCTGGGCTGCCGATGACCGAGGTGCTCGACCGGGTGCTGTCGCTGGCGCTGGCGGAAGACGTTTATGCAGGATGA
- a CDS encoding DUF4037 domain-containing protein — translation MSGAEIAHAYWDDVVRPILDRKLPDLPRAAGRLGTGSDVLGLDDDTSRDHDWGLRLTLLVPADHVDEVDQLLATALPASYQGWPTAFAFSQDPTVRHRVEVAAPADFVRSRTGLDVGDTMTVTDWLSLTGQAALEVTAGPVFEDTSGEITALREHLAWYPHDVWLHVLAADWTRVGQELPFVGRTGQLGDDLGSRMIAARLATALVRLGFLLERRWPAYPKWAGTLFGRLPVAPSAGPHLAAALAAATWQERDAALRAACEALHDRQRAVGLPVLDGPACEGFWDRPFTGLRDGVTGTLRAAITDPEVLALPHRGGVEQWVDDVGTLTDPGARARLARASGA, via the coding sequence ATGTCCGGAGCTGAGATCGCGCACGCGTACTGGGACGACGTCGTCCGCCCGATCCTGGACCGCAAGCTGCCCGACCTGCCGCGCGCGGCAGGTCGGCTCGGCACCGGATCGGACGTGCTGGGCCTCGACGACGACACCTCACGCGACCACGACTGGGGGCTGCGACTGACGCTGCTCGTCCCGGCCGACCACGTGGACGAGGTCGACCAGCTCCTCGCCACGGCGCTCCCGGCGTCGTACCAGGGCTGGCCCACGGCGTTCGCCTTCTCGCAAGACCCGACCGTCCGGCACCGCGTCGAGGTCGCGGCGCCCGCCGACTTCGTGCGGTCGCGCACGGGGCTCGACGTCGGCGACACCATGACCGTGACCGACTGGCTCTCGCTGACCGGTCAGGCTGCCCTGGAGGTCACCGCCGGGCCCGTGTTCGAGGACACCTCCGGCGAGATCACCGCGCTGCGCGAACACCTCGCCTGGTATCCGCACGACGTCTGGCTGCACGTGCTGGCGGCCGACTGGACGCGCGTCGGGCAGGAGCTGCCGTTCGTGGGCCGCACCGGGCAGCTCGGCGACGACCTCGGCTCCCGGATGATCGCCGCCCGCCTGGCGACGGCCCTGGTCCGGCTGGGCTTCCTGCTGGAGCGGCGCTGGCCGGCGTACCCCAAGTGGGCCGGCACGCTGTTCGGGCGGCTGCCCGTGGCGCCGTCGGCCGGCCCGCACCTGGCCGCCGCGCTCGCGGCGGCGACCTGGCAGGAGCGCGACGCCGCCCTGCGCGCGGCGTGCGAGGCGCTGCACGACCGGCAGCGGGCCGTCGGGCTGCCCGTCCTGGACGGGCCGGCGTGCGAGGGCTTCTGGGACCGCCCGTTCACGGGCCTGCGCGACGGCGTGACCGGCACGCTGCGCGCGGCGATCACCGACCCGGAGGTGCTGGCGCTGCCGCACCGCGGGGGCGTCGAGCAGTGGGTGGACGACGTCGGCACGCTCACCGACCCGGGTGCGCGAGCCCGGCTCGCGCGGGCGTCCGGCGCCTGA
- a CDS encoding cytochrome P450 yields the protein MTAEPLAALPTARTCPYAPREEHVRLQEQDPVSRATLPSGSDAWVVTRHADVRTVLSDPRFSSDSSRPGYPRLGVRDEAGDETAGEAGGGIEQVFPRLMISLDAPEHGIARRAVLSEFTHRRLAGLKPRIQEIVDEHIDAMLAGPRPVDLVQALALPVPSLVISELLGVPYADHAFFQERSSLILKRGARPEETQQAMLELAGYLDSLLQAKEQEPTDDLLGRQILRQREATGTVDRADLVGLSFLLLTAGHETTANMITLGTLKLTEDPAAHEAIRQDPDKTPPAVEEMLRYFTIAEQVLARAATDDVELGGKLIKAGDGVLTLSHVGNRDPEVFEDPDVFDVERGARNHLAFGYGAHQCLGQNLARLELQVVFDTLLRRIPGIRPAVPVEELPFKEDSLVYGIHEFPVTW from the coding sequence GTGACCGCAGAACCGCTCGCCGCACTTCCCACCGCCCGGACCTGCCCGTACGCCCCCCGCGAGGAGCACGTGCGGCTCCAGGAGCAGGATCCCGTCAGCAGGGCCACGCTCCCCTCCGGGAGTGACGCGTGGGTGGTGACCCGGCACGCGGACGTCCGCACTGTGCTCTCGGACCCGCGCTTCAGCTCCGACTCGTCCCGCCCGGGGTACCCCCGGCTCGGCGTCCGGGACGAGGCCGGCGACGAGACCGCCGGCGAGGCCGGCGGAGGGATCGAGCAGGTCTTTCCTCGGCTGATGATCTCCCTGGACGCGCCGGAGCACGGGATCGCCCGCCGCGCCGTCCTCAGCGAGTTCACGCACCGGAGGCTGGCCGGCCTCAAGCCCCGCATCCAGGAGATCGTGGACGAGCACATCGACGCGATGCTGGCCGGCCCGCGACCCGTCGACCTGGTGCAGGCGCTTGCCCTGCCGGTCCCGTCGCTGGTGATCTCCGAGCTGCTCGGGGTGCCGTACGCGGATCACGCCTTCTTCCAGGAGCGGTCCTCGCTGATCCTGAAGCGGGGCGCGCGTCCGGAGGAGACCCAGCAGGCCATGCTGGAGCTCGCTGGATATCTCGACTCCCTGCTGCAGGCCAAGGAGCAGGAGCCCACCGACGACCTGCTGGGCCGCCAGATCCTGCGCCAGCGCGAGGCGACCGGCACCGTCGATCGCGCGGACCTCGTCGGGCTGTCGTTCCTCCTGCTGACCGCCGGGCACGAGACCACGGCGAACATGATCACGCTGGGCACCCTCAAGCTGACCGAGGACCCGGCGGCACACGAGGCGATCCGGCAGGACCCGGACAAGACCCCGCCCGCCGTCGAGGAGATGCTGCGCTACTTCACCATCGCCGAGCAGGTGCTCGCCCGGGCCGCCACCGACGACGTCGAGCTCGGCGGCAAGCTCATCAAGGCGGGCGACGGCGTGCTGACCCTCTCCCACGTCGGCAACCGCGACCCGGAGGTGTTCGAGGACCCGGACGTGTTCGACGTCGAGCGCGGCGCCCGCAACCACCTCGCGTTCGGCTACGGCGCCCACCAGTGCCTCGGCCAGAACCTGGCCCGGCTGGAGCTCCAGGTCGTCTTCGACACGCTGCTGCGCCGTATCCCCGGCATCCGCCCGGCGGTGCCGGTCGAGGAGCTGCCGTTCAAGGAGGACTCGCTCGTCTACGGCATCCACGAGTTCCCGGTCACCTGGTAG
- a CDS encoding M15 family metallopeptidase → MTRQELTRPPAHVGPSAWPNGRRRRSRRPVVAGLAILGIALVTAFGIYPLLDRGSPVVQVVDDVLDPGATSARTTGSAAATGVDGGDVPGGAAMLDDDIPAITGLDPDLAAAVRQAADDAAAEGIDFWITSGWRSPAFQQVLLDAAVQEYGGLEAARQHVSTPELSAHVGGSAVDVGPTEADYWLIEHGTDYGLCQVYANEIWHFELLTEPGGTCPELRPDASAG, encoded by the coding sequence ATGACTCGACAGGAACTCACTCGTCCCCCCGCCCACGTCGGCCCCAGCGCCTGGCCCAACGGTCGCCGTCGGAGGAGCCGACGACCCGTGGTGGCCGGCCTCGCGATCCTCGGCATCGCACTGGTCACAGCCTTCGGCATCTACCCTCTGCTGGACCGCGGCTCCCCGGTGGTCCAGGTCGTCGACGACGTCCTGGACCCCGGCGCGACCTCGGCAAGGACTACCGGCTCCGCCGCAGCGACCGGCGTGGACGGGGGCGACGTACCCGGCGGCGCGGCGATGCTCGACGACGACATCCCGGCGATCACCGGGCTCGACCCGGACCTCGCCGCCGCCGTCCGGCAGGCTGCCGACGACGCGGCGGCCGAGGGCATCGACTTCTGGATCACGAGCGGCTGGCGCAGCCCCGCCTTTCAGCAGGTGCTGCTCGACGCCGCGGTCCAGGAGTACGGCGGCCTCGAGGCGGCCCGGCAGCATGTCAGCACACCCGAGCTCTCGGCACACGTCGGCGGGAGCGCCGTCGACGTCGGACCGACCGAGGCCGACTACTGGCTCATCGAGCACGGGACCGACTACGGGCTGTGCCAGGTGTACGCGAACGAGATCTGGCACTTCGAGCTGCTCACGGAGCCCGGCGGCACCTGCCCGGAGCTCCGCCCCGACGCCTCGGCGGGCTGA
- a CDS encoding BadF/BadG/BcrA/BcrD ATPase family protein, with product MAIATVQQRGAKAPEADAGIAGVDIGGTGSRLRVTIGLGGRSYEVEGPPATIVDGRSNVPDVVRDLCRGFAAQFGGRPRVAAAAVGLRGFRSMTHAGTLDANCVHDILSEELRTTSTAVSSDAVTAHLGALGPGPGATLAVGTGAVAVACDDVGRWHLADGMGPHVGDNGGGAWIGRRGLDAAARSMDGRQMGASPGLVRAAEQHFGRRERWTAVDEVSLFAGFAPRVIEAAGYGDVACREILEEAARSLADGLCAVLSHPGVAPVAVTTGKILLHAPMFRSMVIRHVLEKRDDVRVQPSAGLPLDGALALARMLVAYPHVVEEHVPLLAVRVGVAPRPDDSITLPRVVFPVVRAMEAKSEPRSWAIEVRADQEWGAEQVPEERQAPEATVDTVVPLTGERLVVGRGSRSRGVVPDIVCDDTGVSRRHCEFAWVEGGWSVIDLGSANGTFVAARGDAMPTTPLRPGERRWLSDGDRVYVGGWTCLTAREVTASVRPT from the coding sequence GTGGCGATAGCGACAGTTCAGCAGCGTGGGGCAAAGGCCCCGGAAGCGGACGCCGGGATAGCCGGGGTGGACATCGGTGGCACGGGTTCGCGCCTGCGGGTCACCATCGGGCTGGGCGGCAGGTCGTACGAGGTCGAGGGGCCGCCGGCCACCATCGTCGACGGTCGCTCGAACGTGCCCGACGTCGTGCGGGACCTCTGTCGAGGCTTCGCTGCCCAGTTCGGGGGCCGCCCCCGGGTGGCGGCAGCCGCCGTCGGGCTGCGCGGGTTCCGGTCGATGACGCACGCCGGGACGCTTGACGCGAACTGCGTGCACGACATCCTGTCGGAGGAGCTGCGCACCACCTCGACCGCCGTCTCCAGCGACGCCGTCACCGCTCACCTGGGCGCCCTCGGCCCGGGGCCGGGCGCCACGCTCGCCGTGGGTACCGGCGCGGTGGCGGTCGCGTGCGACGACGTCGGCAGGTGGCACCTCGCCGACGGCATGGGCCCGCACGTGGGCGACAACGGCGGCGGCGCCTGGATCGGGCGGCGCGGCCTGGATGCCGCGGCGCGGTCGATGGACGGGCGGCAGATGGGTGCTTCCCCAGGCCTGGTCCGGGCCGCCGAGCAGCACTTCGGCCGGCGGGAGCGGTGGACGGCGGTCGACGAGGTGTCGCTGTTCGCCGGGTTCGCGCCGAGGGTCATCGAGGCCGCGGGCTACGGCGACGTCGCGTGCCGCGAGATCCTCGAGGAGGCGGCCCGATCCCTGGCGGACGGGCTGTGCGCGGTGCTGAGCCACCCCGGCGTGGCGCCGGTGGCGGTCACCACGGGCAAGATCCTGCTGCACGCGCCGATGTTCCGGTCGATGGTGATCCGGCACGTCCTGGAGAAGCGCGACGACGTGCGGGTGCAGCCGAGCGCCGGGCTGCCGCTCGACGGCGCGCTGGCGCTGGCCAGGATGCTGGTCGCGTACCCGCACGTGGTCGAGGAGCACGTCCCCCTGCTGGCGGTGCGGGTCGGGGTGGCACCCCGGCCGGACGATTCCATCACCCTGCCGAGGGTGGTCTTCCCGGTGGTGCGGGCGATGGAGGCCAAGAGCGAGCCCAGGTCGTGGGCCATCGAGGTCCGGGCCGACCAGGAGTGGGGCGCCGAGCAGGTCCCGGAGGAGCGCCAGGCACCGGAGGCCACGGTCGACACGGTGGTGCCGCTGACGGGTGAGCGCCTGGTGGTCGGCCGGGGGTCGCGCAGCCGCGGGGTGGTGCCCGACATCGTCTGCGACGACACGGGCGTCTCGCGCCGGCACTGCGAGTTCGCCTGGGTGGAGGGCGGCTGGAGCGTCATCGACCTCGGGTCCGCCAACGGCACCTTTGTCGCCGCCCGCGGCGACGCCATGCCCACCACGCCCTTGCGCCCGGGGGAGCGCCGCTGGTTGTCCGACGGCGACCGGGTCTACGTGGGCGGTTGGACCTGCCTTACGGCGCGCGAGGTGACCGCTAGCGTGCGGCCGACCTAG
- a CDS encoding SDR family oxidoreductase — protein MTTLKNAVVLVTGANGGLGRAFVAEALLRGAAKVYASARTSREWTDPRVVPLPLDINSPESVAAAAEQAADTTVLINNAGINDSRLPTLSTPLEAVRAVFETNVFAQLGMVQAFAPVLARNDGGGIINVHSALSWLGTGPYSATKAAFWSLSNVLRVELLDQKTHLLGAHLGYTDTPLIADLDVPKEDPRDIVAAIYDGLEAGEHEVLADETSRNVKQALSAPLSALYPQLQG, from the coding sequence ATGACTACCCTCAAGAACGCCGTGGTCCTGGTCACCGGCGCGAACGGCGGCCTGGGCCGCGCGTTTGTCGCCGAGGCCCTCCTGCGGGGCGCCGCAAAGGTCTATGCCAGCGCCCGCACGTCGCGGGAGTGGACGGACCCGCGGGTTGTGCCGCTCCCCCTGGACATCAACTCCCCCGAGTCGGTCGCCGCCGCGGCCGAGCAGGCCGCCGACACCACGGTGCTGATCAACAACGCCGGGATCAACGACTCCCGGCTCCCGACGCTGAGCACGCCGCTGGAGGCGGTCCGCGCGGTGTTCGAGACCAATGTGTTCGCACAGCTCGGAATGGTCCAGGCCTTCGCCCCGGTGCTGGCCCGGAACGACGGCGGCGGCATCATCAACGTGCACTCGGCGCTGAGCTGGCTCGGCACCGGCCCCTACTCGGCGACCAAGGCGGCCTTCTGGTCGCTCAGCAACGTGCTGCGGGTGGAGCTGCTGGACCAGAAGACGCACTTGCTCGGCGCGCACCTCGGGTACACGGACACACCCCTCATCGCGGACCTCGACGTGCCCAAGGAGGACCCGCGCGACATCGTGGCGGCGATCTACGACGGCCTCGAGGCGGGCGAGCACGAGGTGCTCGCCGACGAGACGAGCCGCAACGTGAAGCAGGCGCTCTCGGCCCCGCTGTCGGCCCTGTACCCGCAGCTGCAGGGCTAG
- a CDS encoding ABC transporter permease, with the protein MKTLDIVTTAFRNAFRSKLRTSLTVLAIFIGAFTLSLTNGLGTGINQYIDDTVATVGVDDVMTVTKTSETAPTDGGPAEYDPNQIEADGPPGTTATALTDDDIDTIAGIDGVESIEPVKNITTDYVQYDDGDRYQLTISQFVPGMQSELAAGQQVDLDAADPELVLPESYLEPLELGSAADAVGQTVVLAVTDATGTQVTTDATIVGVAEPGVIGMGGAIPNDTLTETLYDLQTTGAPEAESTRYAQASVTFDATAGEEATQALSDRLEDAGFTASTLEDQLGTLTAVIDGIVLVLNGFAVIALIAAGIGIVNTLFMAVQERTREVGLMKAMGLSSGRVFSLFSIEAVVIGLVGSALGVLGAIGVGQLVSGFAGDLLADLPGLTLIAFDPVTIATVVLGVMAIAFLAGTLPALRAARQDPISSLRYE; encoded by the coding sequence ATGAAGACCCTCGACATCGTCACCACCGCCTTCCGCAATGCCTTCCGGTCCAAGCTGCGCACCAGCCTGACCGTGCTGGCCATCTTCATCGGTGCCTTCACGCTGTCCCTGACCAACGGCCTGGGCACTGGCATCAACCAGTACATCGACGACACGGTCGCCACTGTCGGCGTCGACGACGTCATGACCGTGACCAAGACGAGCGAGACCGCGCCCACCGACGGCGGCCCCGCCGAGTACGACCCCAACCAGATCGAGGCCGACGGCCCGCCCGGGACGACGGCGACGGCCCTGACCGATGACGACATCGACACGATCGCGGGCATCGACGGCGTCGAGAGCATCGAGCCGGTCAAGAACATCACCACCGACTACGTCCAGTACGACGACGGGGACCGCTACCAGCTCACGATCTCCCAGTTCGTCCCCGGGATGCAGTCCGAGCTCGCCGCCGGCCAGCAGGTCGACCTCGACGCCGCTGACCCCGAGCTTGTGCTGCCCGAGAGCTATCTCGAACCGCTGGAGCTCGGCTCCGCAGCCGACGCCGTGGGGCAGACGGTAGTGCTGGCCGTCACCGACGCCACCGGAACACAGGTGACTACCGACGCGACCATCGTCGGTGTCGCCGAGCCCGGCGTGATCGGCATGGGCGGCGCGATCCCGAACGACACCCTCACCGAGACGCTCTACGACCTGCAGACCACGGGGGCACCCGAGGCGGAGTCCACGCGCTACGCGCAGGCGTCGGTGACGTTCGACGCCACAGCAGGCGAGGAGGCGACCCAGGCCCTGAGCGACCGGCTGGAGGACGCCGGCTTCACCGCCAGCACGCTGGAGGACCAGCTCGGTACCCTCACCGCGGTCATCGACGGCATCGTGCTGGTCCTGAACGGTTTCGCGGTGATCGCGCTGATCGCGGCCGGCATCGGGATAGTCAACACGCTCTTCATGGCAGTCCAGGAACGTACGCGTGAGGTCGGGCTCATGAAGGCGATGGGGCTGTCCAGCGGCCGCGTCTTCTCCCTGTTCAGCATCGAGGCGGTGGTCATCGGCCTGGTGGGCAGCGCCCTGGGCGTGCTTGGTGCGATCGGCGTCGGGCAGCTGGTCAGCGGGTTCGCCGGGGATCTTCTGGCGGACCTCCCGGGACTGACGCTCATCGCCTTCGACCCGGTCACGATCGCCACGGTAGTGCTGGGTGTCATGGCCATCGCCTTCCTCGCCGGCACGCTGCCCGCGCTACGTGCGGCCCGCCAAGACCCGATCTCGTCGCTCCGTTACGAGTGA
- a CDS encoding D-isomer specific 2-hydroxyacid dehydrogenase family protein, which yields MHITIYGCEQDEAVLFQEMAPRFGVIPNITKEAVSEATAELASGSRCISVGHKTQITNSTLLALSQNGVRYISTRSIGYNHLDVEYAASLGIQVGNVAYSPDSVADYTLMLMLMVVRHAKSTIRRTDTHDYRLNAVRGKELRDLTVGVVGTGRIGAAVIDRLQGFGSRILAHDSRSSTSAAAEYVALDQLQQQSDIVTLHAPLNADTYHLLDSRRIQQMKHGAFIINTGRGSLIDTEALILALESDSLGGAALDVLEGEDGIFYADRRNNPIENKSLLKLQQMPNVLISPHTAFFTDHALSDTIENSLVNCLNFESE from the coding sequence ATGCATATTACGATCTATGGATGCGAGCAGGATGAGGCCGTCTTGTTCCAAGAGATGGCGCCTCGCTTCGGCGTGATACCAAACATCACCAAGGAAGCGGTATCTGAGGCTACTGCCGAGCTGGCATCCGGAAGTCGATGCATCAGCGTCGGCCACAAGACCCAGATCACGAATTCCACCCTGCTTGCGCTCAGCCAGAACGGTGTGCGGTACATCTCCACGCGGAGCATCGGATACAACCATCTCGATGTGGAGTACGCAGCGAGCCTTGGCATTCAGGTCGGGAATGTTGCCTATTCGCCCGACAGCGTGGCTGATTACACGCTGATGCTGATGCTGATGGTGGTGCGCCACGCAAAGTCCACCATCCGCCGCACAGACACCCATGACTACAGGCTGAACGCCGTACGCGGCAAGGAACTGCGCGACCTGACGGTCGGGGTCGTCGGAACAGGGCGCATCGGCGCGGCAGTCATCGACAGGCTGCAGGGTTTCGGCAGCCGGATACTGGCCCATGACAGTCGCTCCAGCACCTCTGCCGCTGCCGAGTACGTCGCCCTGGATCAGCTGCAGCAGCAGAGCGACATCGTCACGCTCCACGCACCGCTCAACGCGGACACGTACCACCTCCTGGACAGCCGGCGTATCCAGCAGATGAAGCACGGCGCGTTCATCATCAATACCGGTCGCGGCTCACTGATCGATACCGAGGCACTCATCCTGGCGCTGGAGAGCGACAGTCTGGGCGGCGCAGCGCTGGACGTCCTCGAAGGAGAGGACGGCATCTTCTACGCCGACCGCAGGAACAACCCCATCGAGAACAAGTCGTTGCTGAAGCTGCAGCAGATGCCGAACGTGCTCATCAGCCCGCACACCGCGTTTTTCACGGACCACGCACTGAGCGACACCATCGAGAACTCTCTTGTCAACTGCCTGAACTTCGAAAGCGAGTAG
- a CDS encoding winged helix-turn-helix transcriptional regulator encodes MSATPREVNARCSVARSLEVLGEKWALLVVREAFFGVTRFADFRARLGIAPDVLTARLETLVEAGVLERRAYRDQGQRQRDEYVLTEAGAELKTVLAAFVAWGDEHRPSGFGPSIVYVEQATERPVRLAFLTEDGQELAPDAVTVVPGPGAVGISA; translated from the coding sequence ATGAGCGCAACACCCCGTGAGGTCAACGCCCGCTGCTCTGTCGCCCGGAGCCTGGAGGTGCTGGGGGAGAAGTGGGCGCTCCTGGTCGTCCGCGAAGCGTTCTTCGGCGTCACCCGGTTCGCCGACTTCCGCGCGCGGCTCGGCATCGCCCCCGACGTGCTCACGGCCCGGCTGGAAACCCTGGTCGAGGCCGGGGTGCTGGAGCGCCGGGCGTACCGCGACCAGGGCCAGCGGCAGCGCGACGAGTACGTGCTGACCGAGGCGGGAGCGGAGCTCAAGACCGTCCTCGCGGCGTTCGTCGCCTGGGGGGACGAGCACCGCCCGTCCGGGTTCGGACCGTCGATCGTCTACGTCGAGCAGGCCACGGAACGCCCGGTACGCCTGGCCTTCCTGACGGAAGACGGCCAGGAGCTCGCGCCGGACGCCGTCACGGTGGTACCCGGGCCGGGTGCGGTCGGCATCTCGGCCTGA
- the vanX gene encoding D-Ala-D-Ala dipeptidase VanX, whose translation MQDDFVPVDEFVPGIRWDAKYATWDNFTGKPVDGYVANRIIGTRALCAALEKAQKEAAPLGFGLLLWDGYRPQRAVNAFMRWAEQPEDGLKKQRHYPNIARAEMFGQGYVAVKSGHSRGSTVDLSLFQLGTDEHVPMGGDHDLMDVVSHHGAQGITPVEAENRQHLCNIMEASGFSSYDREWWHYTLKDEPYPDTYFDFPIT comes from the coding sequence ATGCAGGATGATTTTGTCCCGGTAGACGAGTTCGTGCCGGGAATACGCTGGGACGCCAAGTACGCCACCTGGGACAACTTCACCGGCAAGCCGGTGGACGGCTATGTGGCGAACCGTATTATCGGCACGAGGGCCTTGTGCGCCGCTCTGGAAAAAGCGCAAAAAGAAGCCGCACCTCTCGGTTTCGGCCTGCTGCTCTGGGACGGTTACCGCCCGCAACGCGCTGTAAATGCCTTTATGCGCTGGGCGGAGCAGCCGGAGGACGGCCTGAAGAAGCAGCGGCACTATCCGAACATTGCGCGAGCCGAGATGTTCGGACAAGGCTATGTGGCCGTCAAGTCGGGCCACAGCCGTGGCAGCACCGTCGACCTGAGCCTCTTTCAGCTCGGCACCGACGAACACGTCCCCATGGGGGGTGACCACGACCTGATGGACGTGGTCTCGCACCACGGAGCGCAGGGCATCACACCGGTCGAGGCGGAGAACCGTCAGCACCTCTGCAACATCATGGAGGCCAGCGGCTTCAGCTCGTACGACCGTGAGTGGTGGCACTACACGCTGAAGGACGAGCCGTACCCGGACACCTATTTTGATTTCCCGATCACATAG
- a CDS encoding TetR/AcrR family transcriptional regulator — protein sequence MAEPQTLRADARRNRDQIVAAAKVLFAERGPDAPMEEIARQAGVGVGTLYRRFPDREALIQEVARDSLAVLVAHAQKARAEGGQGWESFLKVLETLPELWFTLRLTILSQGDPVVIRHDPQGVATGEQLVSTLDDLVRDGQEAGTLRADVSTADMVMLITLVISGLRSSSGALPDAAHARMLALGLDGLRATAHTPLPGRPLDIDEIGGKH from the coding sequence ATGGCCGAGCCGCAGACGCTTCGGGCCGACGCGCGCCGCAACCGCGACCAGATCGTCGCGGCGGCCAAGGTGCTGTTCGCGGAGCGCGGGCCGGACGCCCCCATGGAGGAGATCGCCCGCCAGGCCGGCGTCGGCGTCGGGACCCTCTACCGGCGTTTTCCCGACCGCGAGGCGCTGATCCAGGAGGTCGCGCGCGACAGCCTCGCCGTCCTGGTCGCGCACGCGCAGAAGGCACGCGCCGAGGGCGGGCAGGGGTGGGAGTCGTTCCTCAAGGTCCTGGAGACCCTGCCGGAGCTGTGGTTCACCCTGCGGCTGACGATCCTGTCGCAGGGTGACCCGGTGGTCATCCGGCACGACCCGCAGGGCGTCGCCACCGGCGAGCAGCTCGTGTCCACGCTCGACGACCTGGTCCGCGACGGGCAGGAGGCGGGGACGCTCCGCGCGGACGTCAGCACCGCCGACATGGTCATGCTGATCACCCTCGTGATCAGCGGCCTGCGGTCATCCTCCGGCGCGCTGCCCGACGCCGCGCACGCCCGGATGCTGGCCCTGGGCCTGGACGGGCTGCGGGCCACGGCGCACACGCCGCTGCCCGGCCGCCCCCTCGACATCGACGAGATCGGCGGGAAGCATTGA
- a CDS encoding LysR family transcriptional regulator, with protein sequence MPTIEEIRSFDAVARLGSMREAAKELLVADSTVSKHVGAIESKAAAMLFTRVKRRFVTTERGQEIADLARQCLEAHGALLAALAPATSR encoded by the coding sequence TTGCCTACCATCGAGGAGATTCGTTCGTTCGACGCCGTCGCCCGGCTCGGTTCCATGCGCGAAGCCGCGAAGGAACTGCTGGTCGCGGACAGTACTGTGAGCAAGCACGTAGGAGCCATCGAGTCCAAAGCGGCCGCCATGCTCTTTACCCGGGTCAAACGTCGGTTCGTTACGACCGAACGCGGTCAGGAGATCGCCGACCTTGCACGACAGTGTCTCGAGGCTCATGGAGCTTTGCTCGCTGCACTCGCTCCCGCGACTAGCCGGTAG